One Cupriavidus taiwanensis LMG 19424 DNA segment encodes these proteins:
- a CDS encoding ferritin-like fold-containing protein: protein MSSTTTVQHEIAILAGPGSVRNASDFRNMPSEYQELAIRLMLVHTEGELTGADDYTQIFYNLAPNAFEKQVCCERASEEIQHYRLSADVLAELGVDTGHMLRQHFLERPYYPNELVRGVRNWMERGIFSFIGEAVVLEHLLEFADCSYKPFADIFIKQIISDEHTHVAHGYRIINEACMTDEGRIAAQQALSRLWPHLLDLFGRSDSQRSRLYIKWGLRKTSNEALRNQFIKKTVPRLTAMGLLVPD, encoded by the coding sequence ATGAGCTCAACAACCACCGTACAGCATGAGATTGCGATACTCGCCGGGCCGGGGTCTGTCCGAAATGCGTCAGACTTTCGCAACATGCCGTCGGAGTATCAGGAGCTCGCCATACGGCTGATGCTCGTCCATACGGAAGGCGAGCTTACGGGCGCGGACGACTATACCCAGATCTTTTACAACCTGGCGCCCAATGCCTTCGAGAAACAGGTTTGCTGCGAGCGGGCATCGGAGGAGATCCAGCATTACCGGCTTAGTGCAGACGTGCTCGCCGAACTCGGCGTCGACACGGGTCACATGCTCCGCCAACATTTTCTGGAGCGTCCTTACTACCCGAACGAGCTGGTGCGCGGAGTCAGGAACTGGATGGAGCGCGGCATCTTCTCGTTCATTGGCGAGGCGGTCGTACTTGAACACCTCCTCGAATTCGCCGACTGCAGCTACAAGCCGTTCGCCGACATCTTCATCAAGCAGATTATCAGCGATGAGCATACCCACGTCGCGCACGGCTACCGCATTATCAATGAGGCCTGCATGACCGATGAAGGCCGAATTGCCGCCCAGCAGGCCCTGAGCCGGCTGTGGCCGCACCTGCTCGATCTGTTCGGGCGCTCCGACTCCCAGCGCTCGCGACTCTATATCAAGTGGGGCCTACGTAAGACAAGCAACGAGGCCTTGCGCAATCAGTTCATCAAGAAAACGGTGCCGCGCCTGACGGCGATGGGCTTGCTCGTGCCGGACTGA
- the gdhA gene encoding NADP-specific glutamate dehydrogenase, translating into MNSPSLEAFLAGVARRDPNQPEFLQAVKEVMMTLWPFVERNPRYADQALLERLVEPERVIQFRVAWTDDQNRVQVNRAFRVQHSSAIGPFKGGMRFHPTVNLSVLKFLGFEQTFKNALTTLPMGGGKGGSDFDPKGKSDGEVMRFCQALVTELYRHLGPDTDIPAGDIGVGAREVGFMAGMMKKLSNQSACVFTGKGLAYGGSLMRPEATGYGTVYFAQEMLHRRGRGFDGLRVLISGSGNVAQYAAEKAIELGAKVLTLSDSGGVLHYPQGMTTEQLAEVMAFKNEERGRLSDFAARHGMTFEAGRTPWHVPADVALPCATQNELDGNDAETLLGNGVICVAEGANMPSTLEAVDRFVDAKILYAPGKASNAGGVATSGLEMSQNAMRLSWHHAEVDEKLHAIMKDIHQNCIHHGQKADGYINYVEGANIAGFVKVADAMLAQGVI; encoded by the coding sequence GTGAATTCTCCTTCCCTTGAAGCATTTCTGGCGGGGGTTGCCCGCCGCGACCCCAATCAACCCGAATTCCTCCAGGCCGTGAAGGAAGTCATGATGACGCTGTGGCCGTTCGTCGAGCGCAATCCGCGCTACGCCGACCAGGCCTTGCTCGAACGCCTGGTCGAGCCCGAGCGCGTGATCCAGTTCCGCGTGGCATGGACCGACGACCAGAACCGCGTGCAGGTCAACCGCGCCTTCCGCGTGCAGCACAGCTCGGCCATCGGCCCGTTCAAGGGCGGCATGCGCTTCCACCCGACCGTGAACCTGTCGGTGCTGAAGTTCCTGGGTTTCGAGCAGACCTTCAAGAACGCGCTGACCACGCTGCCCATGGGCGGCGGCAAGGGCGGATCGGACTTCGATCCCAAGGGCAAGTCGGATGGTGAAGTGATGCGCTTCTGCCAGGCGCTGGTGACCGAGCTGTACCGCCACCTGGGCCCGGATACCGACATCCCGGCCGGCGACATCGGCGTGGGCGCGCGCGAGGTCGGCTTTATGGCCGGCATGATGAAGAAGCTGTCGAACCAGTCGGCCTGCGTGTTTACCGGCAAGGGCCTGGCCTATGGCGGCAGCCTGATGCGCCCGGAAGCGACCGGCTACGGCACCGTCTACTTCGCCCAGGAAATGCTGCACCGTCGCGGACGCGGCTTCGACGGGCTGCGCGTGCTGATCTCCGGCTCGGGCAACGTGGCGCAGTACGCGGCCGAGAAGGCAATCGAGCTGGGCGCCAAGGTGCTGACGCTGTCCGACTCCGGCGGCGTGCTGCACTACCCGCAGGGCATGACCACCGAGCAACTGGCCGAAGTGATGGCCTTCAAGAATGAAGAGCGCGGCCGCCTGTCGGACTTTGCCGCCCGCCACGGCATGACCTTCGAGGCCGGCCGCACCCCGTGGCACGTGCCCGCCGACGTGGCGCTGCCGTGCGCGACGCAGAACGAACTCGACGGCAACGACGCCGAGACCCTGCTCGGCAATGGCGTGATCTGCGTCGCCGAAGGCGCCAACATGCCGTCGACGCTGGAGGCGGTGGACCGCTTTGTCGACGCCAAGATCCTGTACGCGCCGGGCAAGGCCAGCAACGCCGGCGGCGTGGCCACCTCCGGCCTGGAGATGTCGCAGAACGCGATGCGCCTGTCCTGGCACCATGCCGAGGTCGACGAGAAGCTGCACGCGATCATGAAGGACATCCACCAGAACTGCATCCACCACGGCCAGAAGGCGGATGGCTACATCAATTACGTCGAAGGCGCGAACATCGCCGGCTTCGTCAAGGTGGCCGACGCGATGCTGGCGCAGGGCGTGATCTGA
- a CDS encoding C39 family peptidase — protein MRDEGVVRQQYDYSCGAAALATLLRHYYGEAVSETDVLKQIAAKGPATLSTLSAAATHFGYEARGYALSLEALRQINVPAIVFLHVGNDNHFSVLRSIDAHSVELADPSLGNRIYSTTDFLRLWTTRLNRNYPGRALIVMPRDARRAANPAFMRPIPARFAGLTLRPFRP, from the coding sequence ATGCGCGATGAAGGCGTGGTCCGGCAACAGTATGACTATTCGTGCGGCGCCGCGGCGCTGGCCACGCTGCTGCGGCACTACTACGGAGAAGCGGTCAGCGAGACCGACGTCCTGAAGCAGATCGCCGCCAAGGGACCGGCCACGCTCAGCACCCTGTCGGCCGCGGCAACGCATTTTGGCTACGAAGCGCGCGGCTATGCGCTGTCGCTCGAGGCCCTGCGGCAGATCAATGTGCCCGCGATCGTGTTTCTCCACGTCGGTAACGACAATCACTTTTCGGTCCTCCGCAGTATCGATGCGCATTCGGTGGAACTGGCCGATCCTTCGCTAGGCAACCGCATCTACAGCACGACGGATTTCCTGAGGCTGTGGACCACCCGGCTGAACCGGAACTACCCCGGCCGCGCCTTGATCGTGATGCCGCGCGACGCAAGGCGGGCCGCAAATCCGGCCTTCATGCGGCCGATTCCAGCCCGGTTCGCCGGGTTGACCCTGAGACCGTTCCGGCCATGA